One region of Streptomyces leeuwenhoekii genomic DNA includes:
- a CDS encoding ABC transporter ATP-binding protein gives MCVVRGLTKTYPAVRGRRGVPATPEVRATDDVRLEIRRGEIFGLLGPNGAGKSTLVRQLTGLMRPDAGTVRILGHDIVRHPERASRILAYLGQESTALDELTVSLAAETTGRLRGLDARRARDERDAVLDELGLTPIAGRPLKKLSGGQRRLACFAAALVGERPLLVLDEPTTGMDPVARRAVWAAVDRRRAERGTTVLLVTHNVIEAETVLDRVAVLDRGRVIACDTPAGLKEQVAGEVRVDLVWRETAPLHVPEVAALRDRAAESGRRWTLRLAPEEARTVVATVTGGAAFAALDDFTLATPSLEDVYLALGGAARQGLVKA, from the coding sequence GTGTGCGTGGTGCGCGGACTGACCAAGACCTACCCGGCCGTGCGCGGCCGGCGCGGCGTCCCCGCGACGCCCGAGGTGCGCGCCACCGACGACGTCCGGCTGGAGATCCGGCGCGGGGAGATCTTCGGGCTGCTGGGCCCGAACGGCGCCGGCAAGTCCACCCTGGTGCGGCAGCTCACCGGACTGATGCGGCCCGACGCCGGCACCGTGCGGATCCTCGGCCACGACATCGTGCGGCACCCGGAGCGGGCCTCGCGGATCCTCGCCTACCTCGGGCAGGAGTCGACCGCCCTGGACGAGCTGACCGTGTCGCTGGCCGCCGAGACCACCGGGCGGCTGCGCGGCCTGGACGCCCGGCGGGCCCGTGACGAGCGCGACGCCGTCCTGGACGAGCTGGGCCTCACCCCGATCGCCGGACGTCCGCTGAAGAAGCTCTCCGGCGGCCAGCGGCGCCTGGCCTGCTTCGCCGCCGCGCTGGTGGGGGAGCGCCCGCTGCTCGTCCTGGACGAGCCGACCACCGGCATGGACCCGGTGGCGCGGCGGGCGGTGTGGGCCGCCGTCGACCGGCGCCGGGCCGAGCGCGGCACCACCGTGCTGCTCGTCACCCACAACGTCATCGAGGCCGAGACCGTCCTGGACCGGGTCGCGGTCCTCGACCGCGGCCGGGTCATCGCCTGCGACACGCCCGCCGGGCTGAAGGAGCAGGTCGCCGGCGAGGTCCGCGTCGACCTGGTGTGGCGCGAGACGGCCCCCCTGCACGTCCCCGAGGTCGCCGCGCTGCGGGACCGCGCCGCCGAGTCCGGCCGCCGCTGGACGCTGCGGCTCGCGCCCGAGGAGGCCCGCACGGTCGTCGCCACCGTCACCGGCGGGGCCGCCTTCGCCGCCCTGGACGACTTCACGCTCGCCACCCCGAGCCTGGAGGACGTGTACCTGGCGCTGGGCGGCGCCGCCCGGCAGGGGCTGGTGAAGGCGTGA
- a CDS encoding ABC transporter permease: MSVVPADVLPGGAVAAEPAPRAAELGPKARLWPSLAAVYRAQLSRARVARIPLLFVATFQSIGIMILMRGVVDGGGEARAVVAGSSVLVVAFVALNLLAQYFGQLRASGGLDHYATLPVPPAAVVLGAAGAYASFTVPGTVVTAVFGCVLFGLPLAHLWVLAAVIPLAGAALAGLGAALGLLAPRPELATLLGQLGMSAALLLGVLPAERMPEAVRLARDLLPSTYGVEAFARTFAHGPDWAFVLGDLAVCGAVGVISLAVATWAYRRAAVR; this comes from the coding sequence GTGAGTGTCGTACCCGCCGATGTCCTGCCGGGCGGCGCCGTGGCCGCCGAGCCCGCCCCGCGGGCGGCCGAGCTCGGGCCGAAGGCGCGGTTGTGGCCCTCGCTGGCGGCGGTCTACCGGGCGCAGCTCTCCCGCGCGCGCGTGGCGCGGATCCCGCTGCTGTTCGTGGCGACCTTCCAGTCGATCGGGATCATGATCCTGATGCGCGGCGTGGTCGACGGCGGGGGCGAGGCGCGCGCCGTGGTCGCCGGGTCGTCGGTGCTCGTCGTGGCGTTCGTCGCGCTGAACCTGCTCGCGCAGTACTTCGGCCAGTTGCGCGCCAGCGGCGGGCTCGACCACTACGCGACGCTGCCGGTGCCGCCGGCCGCCGTGGTGCTCGGCGCCGCCGGTGCCTACGCCTCCTTCACCGTGCCGGGGACGGTGGTCACCGCCGTCTTCGGGTGCGTGCTGTTCGGGCTGCCGCTGGCCCATCTGTGGGTGCTCGCCGCCGTGATCCCGCTGGCCGGCGCCGCGCTCGCCGGGCTCGGCGCGGCCCTCGGCCTGCTCGCGCCGCGCCCGGAGCTGGCCACGCTGCTCGGGCAGCTCGGCATGTCCGCGGCGCTGCTGCTGGGGGTGCTGCCGGCGGAGCGGATGCCGGAGGCGGTCCGCCTGGCCCGGGACCTGCTGCCGTCGACGTACGGCGTGGAGGCGTTCGCCCGGACCTTCGCCCACGGGCCGGACTGGGCCTTCGTCCTCGGTGACCTCGCCGTGTGCGGGGCGGTCGGCGTGATCTCGCTGGCCGTCGCCACCTGGGCCTACCGCAGGGCGGCCGTCCGGTGA